The following coding sequences are from one Mycolicibacterium aichiense window:
- a CDS encoding transporter substrate-binding domain-containing protein has protein sequence MRPLTFGALAIAAALTAYVAPPVARAGGPAVLKVCTTGDYRPLTYRDPATGQYSGVDIDMAADLAAHLGRTAVFVPTTWSTLVADLTSHQRCDIAMGGITDTPERRRVVDVTRAYLAGGKTALVPAADAERLVTIEQINQPGVRVIENSGGTNERFARTHLPDAELTIWPDNTTIFDQLAAGGADVMVTDAIEAIYQSSLHPGLVAQHPADPFTSEVKAYLLPKGSPIAAATDAWLAGALHDGTYADSYQRWLHAPAPEPPG, from the coding sequence ATGCGGCCGTTGACCTTTGGCGCGCTTGCCATTGCCGCGGCGCTCACCGCGTACGTCGCGCCGCCGGTCGCCCGGGCAGGCGGCCCGGCCGTCCTGAAGGTCTGCACCACCGGCGACTACCGGCCCCTGACCTACCGCGACCCGGCGACGGGACAGTACAGCGGGGTCGACATCGACATGGCCGCCGATCTGGCCGCACATCTCGGGCGCACCGCGGTGTTCGTGCCCACCACCTGGTCGACGCTGGTCGCGGACCTCACCTCACACCAACGATGCGATATCGCGATGGGCGGCATCACCGACACCCCGGAGCGCCGCCGCGTCGTCGACGTGACCCGGGCCTACCTGGCCGGCGGCAAGACCGCGCTGGTCCCGGCGGCCGACGCCGAGCGGCTGGTGACCATCGAGCAGATCAACCAGCCGGGTGTGCGGGTCATCGAGAACAGCGGCGGCACCAACGAACGTTTCGCCCGCACGCACTTGCCCGACGCGGAGCTCACGATCTGGCCGGACAACACCACCATCTTCGATCAGCTCGCGGCCGGTGGCGCCGACGTCATGGTCACCGACGCCATCGAAGCGATCTACCAGTCGTCGCTGCACCCCGGGTTGGTGGCCCAGCACCCCGCGGACCCGTTCACCTCCGAGGTCAAGGCCTACCTGCTGCCCAAGGGCAGTCCCATCGCCGCCGCCACCGACGCCTGGCTGGCCGGCGCGCTGCACGACGGAACCTATGCCGACAGCTACCAACGGTGGCTGCACGCGCCGGCGCCCGAGCCGCCCGGCTAG
- a CDS encoding SH3-like domain-containing protein, translating to MSTAAERADQLALVARLKSAYPELPDAPTPDLLDHARFVAYMKPVHDVGGEPDAPMKYENKDYEYWEHMTYVICEVLAWRGIWLSEERRRIGNVDVQRAVYLGFPYYGRWLLSVARVLIEKHHIGLTELTERMAEVKERYAGGLAGKTLAAKPKFEGDGSQVKRNSHIVHAQGKGDPQVYAGRAGEPRFTVGDPVVVRELPVLFYTRTPEYVRGATGVIDAVAYESPAAEDETWDIPDAKPEWFYVVKFRMSELWDDFNGPDSDSLRTEIPEHWLAPA from the coding sequence ATGAGCACTGCCGCAGAACGCGCCGATCAGTTGGCTCTGGTGGCCCGGCTCAAGTCCGCCTATCCGGAACTGCCGGATGCTCCCACCCCGGATCTGCTCGACCACGCCAGGTTCGTCGCCTACATGAAGCCGGTGCACGATGTCGGCGGCGAGCCGGACGCTCCGATGAAGTACGAGAACAAGGACTACGAGTACTGGGAGCACATGACCTACGTCATCTGCGAGGTGCTGGCGTGGCGCGGAATCTGGCTCTCCGAGGAACGGCGCCGGATCGGCAACGTCGACGTCCAACGCGCCGTCTACCTCGGCTTCCCCTACTACGGCCGCTGGCTGCTGTCGGTGGCCCGAGTGTTGATCGAAAAGCACCACATCGGTCTGACCGAGCTGACCGAGCGGATGGCCGAGGTCAAGGAACGCTATGCCGGCGGACTGGCGGGCAAGACCCTGGCGGCCAAGCCCAAGTTCGAAGGTGACGGATCGCAGGTCAAGCGCAACAGTCACATTGTGCATGCCCAGGGCAAGGGCGACCCGCAGGTCTACGCGGGCAGGGCCGGCGAACCGAGGTTCACGGTCGGCGACCCCGTGGTCGTGCGTGAATTGCCGGTGTTGTTCTACACCCGCACGCCGGAGTACGTCCGCGGTGCCACGGGTGTCATCGACGCGGTGGCCTATGAAAGCCCGGCCGCCGAGGACGAGACCTGGGACATCCCCGACGCCAAGCCCGAATGGTTCTACGTCGTCAAATTCCGCATGTCCGAGCTGTGGGACGACTTCAACGGCCCGGACAGCGACAGCTTGCGCACCGAGATCCCCGAGCACTGGCTTGCACCCGCATAG
- a CDS encoding type III polyketide synthase, whose product MTDIAFSHSLNPIGTPRCGDPRVTGTAVAFTTHRYDQDEVARALTEFAEPGFARFARTSGVEYRNLALPVERYPKLAGFTEANEAYLEVAVELGEQAVRRALDEAHLRPDEVDAILTVSSTGVAVPTIDARIASKLGLRSDVKRIPLFGLGCVAGAAGMARMHDYLRGFPDHVAVLLSVELCSLTLQRDDTSIPALIGVCLFGDGAAAVVGTGADRVPAGLPLQQGPQILATHSALLPDTVEVMGWNVSSSGFQLVMSRDVPKMADDHLRAEVDRFLAEHQLTTADITTWVCHPGGPKVLESITNAVGMPAEALRHSWESMRDNGNMSSASVLDVFNRTLAEAPAAGSLGIMLAMGPGFSFELLLLSW is encoded by the coding sequence ATGACAGATATTGCTTTCTCCCACTCGCTGAACCCGATCGGCACACCCCGCTGCGGCGATCCCCGCGTCACCGGTACCGCGGTCGCGTTCACGACACATCGCTACGACCAGGACGAGGTGGCCAGGGCGCTCACCGAGTTCGCCGAACCCGGGTTCGCCCGGTTCGCCCGAACCAGCGGCGTCGAATACCGCAACCTCGCGCTGCCGGTGGAGCGCTACCCGAAACTGGCCGGTTTCACCGAAGCCAACGAGGCATATCTCGAGGTCGCCGTCGAACTCGGCGAGCAGGCGGTGCGCCGGGCCCTCGACGAGGCCCACCTACGCCCTGACGAGGTCGACGCCATCCTGACTGTGTCGAGCACCGGAGTGGCCGTGCCCACCATCGATGCCCGCATCGCGTCGAAGCTGGGGCTCCGGTCCGACGTCAAGCGCATCCCGCTGTTCGGGCTCGGCTGTGTGGCCGGCGCAGCCGGGATGGCGCGCATGCACGACTACCTGCGCGGCTTTCCCGACCACGTCGCCGTGTTGCTCTCCGTCGAGCTGTGCTCTCTGACGCTGCAACGCGACGACACCTCGATCCCCGCGCTGATCGGCGTCTGCCTGTTCGGCGACGGCGCTGCAGCGGTGGTCGGCACGGGCGCCGATCGGGTCCCCGCCGGACTCCCCCTGCAGCAGGGACCGCAGATCCTGGCGACCCACAGTGCGCTGTTGCCCGACACGGTCGAGGTGATGGGCTGGAATGTGAGCTCCAGCGGATTCCAGCTCGTGATGTCACGAGACGTTCCCAAGATGGCCGATGACCACCTCCGCGCGGAGGTCGACCGGTTCCTCGCCGAGCATCAGCTGACGACCGCCGACATCACCACCTGGGTGTGTCACCCGGGCGGACCCAAGGTGCTCGAATCGATCACCAACGCGGTCGGCATGCCGGCCGAAGCCTTGCGGCACAGCTGGGAATCGATGCGCGACAACGGAAACATGTCGTCGGCGTCGGTGCTCGACGTCTTCAACCGAACTCTCGCGGAGGCGCCGGCGGCCGGCTCGCTGGGAATCATGCTGGCAATGGGGCCCGGCTTCAGCTTCGAACTGTTGCTTCTGAGTTGGTGA
- a CDS encoding acyl-CoA thioesterase domain-containing protein, giving the protein MSRQASGGSPTQRMATMNSGMVLPKRTAAASSAIGIRPAYFVQHGNGIFRPTPSAAASWSEGLLSGQAIAGLAASTLERKYGSAGYLPTRLTLDLLKPARAVPTHTQTRLIRHGNRMRTAECDIIQDDWIVARATLLQYRLTRTPDSPVAAQTQPAGAPPDTENQALYIDGDGTGWSPMGEQAAAGRKRAYYGGLDAVAGLRATPFVRAAVVAEAAANLVTNLGDGEVGYINGDLTVALSRLPHGVFIGVQADTHFAENGVSVGSATLFDDAGAFGTSMVTAVANPAGRGVSRRRD; this is encoded by the coding sequence GTGAGCCGTCAAGCAAGCGGCGGCTCCCCGACTCAGAGGATGGCAACGATGAACAGCGGCATGGTCTTGCCCAAGCGCACAGCAGCGGCGTCGAGCGCAATCGGTATCCGCCCTGCGTATTTCGTTCAGCACGGAAACGGCATCTTCCGCCCCACCCCCTCTGCGGCGGCATCCTGGAGCGAGGGTCTGCTCAGCGGTCAGGCGATCGCCGGGCTCGCGGCATCGACGCTGGAACGCAAGTACGGCAGCGCCGGCTACCTGCCCACCCGGCTGACGCTGGATCTGCTCAAACCTGCCCGTGCCGTCCCCACCCATACTCAGACGCGGCTGATCCGGCACGGAAACCGCATGCGCACCGCCGAATGCGACATCATCCAGGACGACTGGATCGTGGCACGCGCAACTCTGTTGCAATACCGCCTGACTCGCACACCGGACAGCCCGGTCGCGGCGCAGACACAGCCCGCCGGCGCACCGCCCGACACCGAGAACCAGGCCCTCTACATCGACGGCGACGGAACCGGTTGGAGCCCGATGGGCGAACAGGCCGCGGCCGGACGCAAACGCGCGTACTACGGCGGCCTGGACGCGGTGGCCGGTCTGCGGGCCACGCCCTTCGTCCGTGCCGCAGTGGTCGCCGAGGCAGCCGCTAACCTGGTGACCAATCTGGGCGACGGCGAAGTCGGTTACATCAACGGGGACCTGACGGTGGCATTGTCGCGGCTGCCCCACGGCGTGTTCATCGGTGTGCAAGCCGACACCCATTTCGCCGAGAACGGGGTGTCGGTGGGCAGTGCCACCCTGTTCGACGATGCGGGCGCCTTCGGCACCAGCATGGTCACCGCGGTGGCGAATCCCGCGGGCCGCGGCGTCAGCCGTCGGCGAGACTGA
- a CDS encoding isoprenylcysteine carboxyl methyltransferase family protein gives MFYYGFILAIGAERLVELVVSRRNARWSFAQGGREFGRGHYPVMVGMHTLLLVSCIVEVATLHRPFLPWLGWPMVAVVAASTGLRWWCVSTLGKRWNPRLIVIKGAPLIDRGPYRWMHHPNYTAVVAEVAALPLVHSAWTTAIVFSIANALVLTVRIRAENAALGYA, from the coding sequence ATGTTCTATTACGGGTTCATCCTCGCGATCGGCGCTGAACGCCTTGTCGAGCTGGTGGTGTCGCGGCGCAATGCCCGATGGTCCTTCGCCCAGGGCGGCCGGGAGTTCGGCCGCGGGCACTATCCGGTGATGGTCGGCATGCACACCTTGCTGCTGGTGTCCTGCATCGTTGAAGTGGCGACCCTGCACCGGCCGTTCCTGCCCTGGCTCGGCTGGCCGATGGTGGCGGTGGTGGCAGCCAGCACCGGGCTGCGGTGGTGGTGTGTGTCCACGCTGGGTAAGCGCTGGAATCCGCGGCTGATCGTGATCAAGGGTGCGCCCTTGATCGACCGTGGCCCCTATCGCTGGATGCACCACCCCAACTACACCGCGGTGGTCGCCGAAGTGGCGGCGCTGCCACTGGTGCACTCAGCCTGGACGACAGCGATCGTGTTCAGCATCGCCAACGCCCTGGTGCTCACCGTGCGGATCCGCGCCGAGAACGCGGCGCTGGGCTACGCCTGA
- a CDS encoding fatty acyl-AMP ligase, with protein MDRGHVDAPEGLLRIEDCLDADGNVVLPAGVTLISLIDRNIANVGDTIAYRYLDYSRSAEPVVFELTWTQLGVRLHAIAAHIQRSAERGDRVAILAPQGLDYIAGFFAAIKAGTIAVPLFAPELPGHAERLDTALGDSRPTLVLTTAAAADSVRGFLAKLPPARQPQLMIIDEIPDSSAADFVETVVDVDDVSHLQYTSGSTRPPAGVEITHRAVGTNLIQMILAIDLLDRNTHGVSWLPLYHDMGLSMIGFPTVYGGHSTLLSPTAFIRRPQRWIRALSDASRYGHVITAAPNFAYEWTAARGLPDAGDDIDLSNVVMIIGSEPVSADAIATFSEAFAPHGLPPTAFKPSYGIAEATLFVATIAPTAQPTVIRLDRERLAEGVAQEADEDADAITQVSCGQVARSLWAAIVDPATGEELPDGRVGEIWLHGNNVGRGYWGQPQESRRVFGARLVRRRSEDGHAGSVPADGAWLRTGDLGFYLGGELYVAGRLADIVVLDGRTLYPHDIEKTAADSSALVRHGYVAAFTLPKNHMPGATTHDTTEQLVIIAERAAGTSRSDPAAAIAAIRSAVFDRHGIEAADVRLLPAGAIPRTTSGKLARRACRAEYLSDALRVR; from the coding sequence ATGGACCGCGGCCACGTCGACGCACCAGAGGGCCTGCTTCGGATCGAAGACTGCTTGGACGCCGACGGAAACGTCGTCTTACCGGCGGGCGTGACGCTGATCTCGTTGATCGACCGCAACATCGCCAACGTCGGCGACACCATCGCCTACCGCTACCTCGACTACAGCCGCTCGGCCGAACCGGTGGTGTTCGAGCTGACCTGGACTCAGCTCGGCGTGCGCCTGCACGCGATCGCCGCGCACATACAGCGCAGCGCTGAACGCGGTGACCGGGTCGCGATATTGGCGCCGCAGGGGCTGGACTACATCGCCGGTTTCTTCGCCGCGATCAAGGCGGGCACCATCGCTGTGCCGTTGTTCGCTCCCGAATTGCCCGGCCACGCCGAACGTCTCGACACCGCTCTCGGTGATTCGCGGCCCACTCTGGTGCTCACCACCGCAGCCGCCGCCGACAGTGTGCGCGGGTTTTTGGCCAAGCTACCGCCGGCTCGGCAGCCGCAGCTGATGATCATCGACGAGATTCCCGATTCCTCGGCCGCCGACTTCGTCGAGACCGTTGTCGACGTCGACGACGTGTCGCATCTGCAGTACACCTCGGGCTCGACCCGACCCCCCGCCGGAGTGGAGATCACCCACCGGGCCGTCGGTACCAACCTGATCCAGATGATCCTGGCCATCGATCTGCTCGATCGAAATACCCACGGCGTCAGCTGGTTACCGCTCTACCACGATATGGGCTTGTCGATGATCGGCTTCCCGACCGTGTACGGCGGACATTCCACACTGCTGTCACCGACCGCCTTCATCCGTAGGCCGCAACGCTGGATCCGGGCGCTCTCCGATGCGTCCCGGTACGGCCATGTCATCACCGCCGCACCGAATTTCGCGTACGAGTGGACCGCTGCGCGCGGCCTGCCCGACGCCGGGGATGACATCGACCTGAGCAACGTGGTGATGATCATCGGGTCCGAACCGGTGAGCGCCGACGCGATCGCCACCTTCTCCGAGGCGTTCGCACCGCATGGTCTGCCGCCGACGGCCTTCAAGCCGTCCTACGGCATCGCCGAGGCCACCCTGTTCGTCGCGACGATCGCACCGACCGCGCAGCCCACAGTGATTCGGCTGGACCGTGAGCGGTTGGCCGAGGGAGTGGCGCAGGAGGCCGACGAGGACGCGGACGCGATCACCCAGGTTTCGTGCGGCCAGGTGGCCCGCAGTCTGTGGGCGGCGATCGTCGACCCGGCGACCGGCGAAGAGCTGCCCGACGGCAGGGTCGGTGAAATCTGGTTGCACGGTAACAATGTCGGCCGCGGCTACTGGGGCCAGCCGCAGGAGAGCAGGCGGGTCTTCGGGGCCAGGCTGGTCCGCCGGCGATCCGAGGACGGCCACGCCGGCAGCGTGCCCGCCGACGGCGCCTGGTTGCGCACCGGCGACCTCGGCTTCTATCTCGGCGGCGAGCTCTACGTCGCCGGCCGCCTCGCCGACATCGTGGTGCTCGACGGTCGGACACTGTATCCGCACGATATCGAGAAGACCGCCGCGGATTCCTCAGCACTCGTCCGGCACGGGTACGTGGCGGCGTTCACGCTTCCGAAGAACCACATGCCTGGTGCGACAACACATGACACCACAGAACAGCTGGTGATCATCGCCGAACGCGCGGCCGGCACCAGTCGCAGCGATCCGGCAGCCGCGATCGCGGCGATCCGGTCGGCGGTGTTCGATCGTCACGGTATCGAGGCCGCCGATGTGCGGCTGCTACCCGCCGGCGCCATCCCGCGCACCACCAGCGGCAAACTGGCCCGGCGAGCCTGCCGCGCCGAATACCTCTCCGATGCGCTGCGGGTGCGGTGA
- a CDS encoding enoyl-CoA hydratase/isomerase family protein, with protein sequence MSLVTYQLEDHVATITLNRPEARNAINGPLRQGINAAWDRFRDEEDAWVGILTATGDVFCAGGDLKDGEGSVGTFGGTFWEKPTINSFESGMELFKPTIAAVHGPCVGYGVTGVLFCDFVIASTEATFSFPEVTLGLPTIVGAIRLPHRVGWANAMELLLTGKPISAERAKEIGLVWKLVEPADLQAEAQAWARTLTEAAPLAQRATKEVAWRTADMGWIESVRFGEVMRKVAGATEDVGEGLQAWREKRRPQWKGR encoded by the coding sequence ATGAGCCTCGTCACCTACCAACTGGAAGACCACGTCGCGACGATCACCCTCAACCGGCCCGAAGCGCGCAACGCCATCAACGGCCCGCTCCGCCAGGGCATCAACGCCGCATGGGATCGGTTCCGTGACGAGGAGGACGCCTGGGTGGGGATTCTGACCGCCACCGGCGACGTCTTCTGCGCAGGCGGTGACCTCAAAGACGGCGAGGGCTCGGTGGGCACCTTCGGCGGGACGTTCTGGGAGAAGCCGACGATCAATTCGTTCGAGTCCGGCATGGAACTGTTCAAACCCACGATCGCCGCCGTGCACGGTCCCTGCGTCGGATACGGCGTCACCGGAGTCCTGTTCTGCGACTTTGTGATCGCGTCGACCGAAGCCACGTTCAGCTTCCCCGAAGTGACCCTCGGCTTACCGACCATCGTCGGCGCCATTCGGTTGCCGCACCGTGTCGGCTGGGCCAACGCCATGGAGCTGCTGCTGACCGGCAAACCGATCAGCGCCGAGCGGGCCAAGGAGATCGGGCTGGTGTGGAAGCTCGTCGAACCCGCGGATCTGCAAGCCGAGGCCCAGGCCTGGGCCAGAACCCTGACCGAAGCCGCGCCGCTGGCGCAGCGTGCCACCAAAGAAGTGGCCTGGCGGACCGCCGACATGGGCTGGATCGAGTCGGTGCGTTTCGGCGAGGTGATGCGCAAGGTCGCCGGCGCCACCGAGGATGTCGGCGAAGGCCTGCAGGCATGGCGGGAGAAGCGCAGGCCGCAGTGGAAGGGCCGCTGA
- the scnC gene encoding thiocyanate hydrolase subunit gamma → MTDHDHDHDHDHDRTVKPMVDEITDFEVLEIALRELCIEKGIFTAEEHRRFTEFAEQIGPMPAARLVARAWLDPAFKALALAEPMTASKEVGVDWLEPTGFGTPSDFTAFQILEDTPAVHNVIVCALCSCYPRPILGNSPEWYRTPNYRRRLVRWPRQVLAEFGLYLSDDIEVRVQDSNQKHRFMVMPMRPEGTDGWTEDQLTEIITRDCLIGVALPKPGVTTNVITDTRPAMHPVGE, encoded by the coding sequence ATGACCGACCACGATCACGATCACGATCACGATCACGACCGCACCGTCAAGCCGATGGTCGACGAGATCACCGACTTCGAAGTGCTCGAGATCGCGCTGCGCGAATTGTGCATCGAGAAGGGCATTTTCACTGCCGAGGAGCACCGCCGTTTCACCGAGTTCGCCGAGCAGATCGGCCCAATGCCGGCGGCTCGCCTGGTGGCCCGCGCCTGGCTGGATCCCGCCTTCAAAGCTCTTGCCCTCGCCGAACCGATGACCGCCAGCAAGGAGGTCGGTGTCGACTGGCTCGAGCCGACCGGGTTCGGCACCCCCAGCGACTTCACCGCGTTCCAGATTCTCGAAGACACCCCGGCCGTGCACAACGTGATCGTGTGCGCGCTGTGCTCCTGCTACCCGCGGCCCATCCTCGGCAACTCCCCCGAGTGGTACCGCACACCGAACTACCGGCGGCGGCTGGTGCGCTGGCCCCGGCAGGTTCTCGCCGAGTTCGGCCTCTACCTGTCCGACGACATCGAAGTCCGTGTGCAGGACTCCAACCAAAAACACCGCTTCATGGTCATGCCGATGCGACCAGAGGGCACCGACGGCTGGACCGAGGACCAGCTGACCGAGATCATCACCCGCGACTGCCTGATCGGCGTCGCGCTGCCGAAACCCGGGGTGACCACCAATGTCATCACCGACACCCGCCCTGCCATGCATCCGGTCGGCGAATGA
- a CDS encoding acyl-CoA thioesterase, with product MSSWIAELVQLDRSGPTFRASAAHGAGPRLFGGLIAAQALAAAGSTVDPGRLPQSLHAYFIKGGRIGVDIHFAVEITRDGRSFNTRRVTATQDGVAIFEMLASFHQPETTTDWQLPQEPRVPLTEATILTRLPVEWADHFDIRLAPGPQSRVEWPTQPFWFRTREPVEDDPLLRACALTFISDLGMVSSARPPGPEFPGPGGAASLDHALWLHRPSDPHRWHLYDATAVSHSDARGLAHGSFQRDDGTLIASVAQESLWRT from the coding sequence ATGTCGAGCTGGATCGCCGAGCTGGTCCAACTCGACCGCAGCGGGCCCACCTTTCGCGCATCGGCGGCCCATGGTGCGGGTCCCCGGCTCTTCGGCGGGTTGATCGCCGCACAGGCGCTGGCGGCCGCGGGCTCCACCGTAGATCCCGGCCGGCTGCCGCAGTCGTTGCACGCCTACTTCATCAAAGGCGGCCGGATCGGCGTCGACATCCACTTCGCCGTCGAGATCACCCGGGACGGCCGCTCTTTCAACACCCGCCGCGTCACCGCGACGCAGGACGGTGTCGCGATATTCGAAATGCTGGCGTCGTTTCATCAACCCGAGACGACCACCGACTGGCAGCTACCGCAGGAGCCGCGGGTGCCGCTGACGGAGGCGACGATTCTCACACGACTGCCGGTCGAGTGGGCCGATCACTTCGACATCCGGCTCGCACCGGGTCCGCAGAGCCGCGTCGAGTGGCCCACCCAGCCGTTCTGGTTCCGCACCCGCGAACCGGTCGAGGACGATCCCCTGCTGCGAGCCTGCGCACTGACCTTCATCTCGGACCTGGGCATGGTGTCCTCGGCACGTCCGCCGGGCCCGGAATTCCCCGGTCCGGGCGGAGCCGCCAGCCTCGACCACGCGCTGTGGCTGCACCGGCCGTCCGACCCCCACCGGTGGCACCTCTACGACGCCACCGCGGTGAGTCACAGCGACGCGCGGGGGTTGGCGCACGGCTCATTTCAGCGTGATGACGGTACCCTGATCGCCAGCGTCGCCCAGGAATCTCTCTGGCGAACCTGA
- a CDS encoding thiocyanate hydrolase: MKPEPLQQIVDRNQVWPVMAAKYGVENPVPPWKTSLDGLCDALDHAACDADVPTFTERRDEEDELSASVYAGLPYPESQLVSLAHSLLSRGVITEDELQQRLSAVRARLEA, translated from the coding sequence ATGAAACCCGAGCCGTTACAACAGATTGTCGACCGTAATCAGGTCTGGCCGGTCATGGCGGCCAAATACGGGGTGGAGAACCCGGTGCCGCCATGGAAGACCAGCCTCGACGGGCTGTGTGACGCACTCGATCACGCGGCATGTGACGCCGACGTCCCGACCTTCACAGAACGGCGCGACGAGGAGGACGAGCTGTCGGCCAGCGTGTACGCCGGCCTCCCCTACCCCGAGAGCCAGCTGGTCTCGCTGGCACACTCGCTGCTGTCCCGAGGTGTCATCACCGAAGATGAACTGCAGCAACGACTTTCCGCTGTCCGCGCCCGGTTGGAGGCCTGA
- a CDS encoding DUF4193 domain-containing protein encodes MTVDYDAPRRTQAEPEEESLEDLAGRRKDTATAVIDIDEAEAADSFELPGADLSDEELTVRVVPKQADEFTCSSCFLVHHRSRLADATSLVCTDCA; translated from the coding sequence ATGACGGTTGATTACGACGCCCCCCGCCGCACCCAGGCCGAGCCTGAGGAAGAGTCTCTCGAAGACTTGGCGGGACGGCGCAAGGACACGGCTACAGCCGTAATAGATATCGATGAAGCGGAAGCGGCGGATTCCTTCGAGCTGCCCGGTGCCGACCTGTCAGACGAAGAGCTCACGGTGCGGGTCGTGCCCAAGCAGGCTGACGAGTTCACCTGCAGCAGCTGCTTTCTGGTGCACCACCGCAGCCGGCTGGCAGACGCCACCAGCCTGGTCTGCACCGACTGCGCCTAG